A window of Pirellulales bacterium genomic DNA:
CATCGCGATGACCCGCCCGACCATGCCCGAGTGGTCGGTTCCGCAATACTGCGAGCAGAACAAGTGATAGGTGCCCGGCGTGGTGGCCTGGAACCAGACGGACGTGTACCGCTCGGGGATCACATCCATATGGATGCGAAAGGCGGGGACGAAGAAGCTGTGAATCACGTCTTCGGAGACCAACAGCAGCTTGACCGGCTTGCCGACGGGCACGTGCAGCGTATTGATCTCGCGCTGCCCTTCGGGGTGTTGAAACTTCCACATCCACTGCTTGGCTACCACATAGACCGGCGTCGCCTCTGGTGGGGCCATGTACGCATTCAAGTACACTTCGCCTCCCCACACGAACAGAATGGCAAACACGCCCAGCGGCGCAATGGTCCACGACCACTCCAGCAGGCGGGACTGCTTGACGTCGGGCGGGTTAGCCTCGTCGGTGCTGCGGCGCCGATAGCGAGCGCAGAAGTAAATCAAGAGCACCGCCACGAGCACACCGACACTGCCGCACACGGCCATGAGAAAGAAAAACAGCAGGTCGACTTGCCGGGCCGTCGTCGAGGCGGCGCTCGTCCACAGTGAGATTTCCGCGAACATCAATTGTCTCGCTTTTGCGCAGCGATTGTTCCTAGCGTGCCGCCGTTACATTTGCTTCCGGAAGGTCGGTGACCGGCGGCGTTCGGCGGACGACGCGCGCGTGAGATCGCTGCAGGAAAACGACGAATGCTCCGATCGCGATCATGGTCACCACTCCCAGGCCGCGCACCATGTTCATGATGCTGGCCGAGTAACGGCCCAGTGCCGCGTCGTAGTGAAAGCAATACAGCAATATCTGATCGACGGGCGAGCCGATCTGGAGATTCGCAGCCTCGACCAGCCCCAGCCGCAGGTCCCGGCCCGAGTAGTTCACGTCGTAGAAGTAGCGCGACGCGCGGCCTTCTGGTGTCAGGATCACGATGCCAGCAGCGTGGAGGAACTGGTTTTGTGCCGGATCGAACCGGTAGCGAAACCCGACGGCATCGGCCACGCGATGAATCTGCTCCTCGGTTCCGGTAAGGAAATGCCAGCCGGCGGCGGCGCCCGGCCGCGCGTAGCGCAAGATGTAGCTCTCCTTTTTGCTCGCCGCCAGGCGCCAATCCTCGCGCGGATCGAAGCTGATCGTGACCACCTGAAAATCGCGGCCCGCGTCGAGCTTCATTTCCAACATCCCCTGCACCAGGCCATTGAGCACGAGCGTGCACAAACGAGGGCATTGGTAGTAGGCCAGCACGAGGATGACGGGCTTGCCGTGGAAGTAATCGGTCAACTGCACGGACCGGCCGGCTTCGTCCGTGAACTCCGCATCCAATGGCACCTGCTGGTTCAGACGCTGATCGAAGCCAACGCCCTGCAGCGCGGCCGGCACCGCCTGCGCGCTACGAAACAGGCTGGCAATGATGGCAGCCGCCAGCGCCGCGCACGCTATTTGTCGCCGCGCATCCATCGGGGAGGCTCCGCGTACCGTGTTCCTGAGTTCGATTCCCCACCGCCGACCAGGCCGAAGGCTTTCTCGGGCGGGCTCGCGTCCTCTTCTTCGGGCAACGATTTCACGACCAGTTTCATCGCCGCCTCGATGGGTATTCGAACGTAGTCGTTCTCGTTAGTGGTGCCATAAGAATGAAGCGCGCGCTCCCTGGCCAACTGCGCGCCGAATACGTTCGGATGAACTTCGGTTTCGTAATCCAGCAGATCAAGGCGCGGCGGACGCGGCTTGGCCTCGGCCGGA
This region includes:
- the coxB gene encoding cytochrome c oxidase subunit II — its product is MFAEISLWTSAASTTARQVDLLFFFLMAVCGSVGVLVAVLLIYFCARYRRRSTDEANPPDVKQSRLLEWSWTIAPLGVFAILFVWGGEVYLNAYMAPPEATPVYVVAKQWMWKFQHPEGQREINTLHVPVGKPVKLLLVSEDVIHSFFVPAFRIHMDVIPERYTSVWFQATTPGTYHLFCSQYCGTDHSGMVGRVIAMGEAEYQAWLTGEAEGSLALKGRQVFLQYRCVSCHSADSGARAPTLENLFDKMVALDNGKLVRADHTYLRDSILHASAQVVAGYRDIMPPFDGQISEEQVLALVAFIQSLKTGETPRRVETYPPPANKERIPAERTFP
- a CDS encoding SCO family protein; the encoded protein is MDARRQIACAALAAAIIASLFRSAQAVPAALQGVGFDQRLNQQVPLDAEFTDEAGRSVQLTDYFHGKPVILVLAYYQCPRLCTLVLNGLVQGMLEMKLDAGRDFQVVTISFDPREDWRLAASKKESYILRYARPGAAAGWHFLTGTEEQIHRVADAVGFRYRFDPAQNQFLHAAGIVILTPEGRASRYFYDVNYSGRDLRLGLVEAANLQIGSPVDQILLYCFHYDAALGRYSASIMNMVRGLGVVTMIAIGAFVVFLQRSHARVVRRTPPVTDLPEANVTAAR